One Thalassotalea hakodatensis DNA segment encodes these proteins:
- a CDS encoding AraC family transcriptional regulator, producing the protein MEPTFENVQTNEGSSFCCFKVKCHDLNEDHSWHFHPEYELVWNISGEGTRFVGDSVDTYLPGDMILIGPNVPHCWQSSTNKGHKESELLVIQFKPSCFGDGFLQLPEAGLISRLLDNASKGLEIFGETSEKIAKQLSFLYQQQSIDRLLCLIKILDQVANSDDVKVLTTPEYDLHSDINNTNLRRIETIYSYVRANLGDDINQTEIANKVGLTTQGFSRFFKKYTGLTFVKFVNTLRVNEACRLLVRENYDVTQIAYMCGYQNISNFNRRFQEIKSLTPSEFRSGYRQGNKVPYSKAS; encoded by the coding sequence ATGGAACCTACTTTTGAAAATGTACAGACTAATGAGGGAAGCTCATTTTGTTGCTTCAAGGTTAAATGTCATGATTTAAACGAAGATCATAGTTGGCACTTTCACCCTGAGTATGAACTTGTCTGGAACATTAGTGGTGAAGGTACGCGCTTTGTAGGCGATAGTGTCGATACTTATCTACCAGGAGATATGATTCTCATTGGCCCAAACGTACCTCATTGTTGGCAAAGTAGTACAAATAAAGGTCATAAAGAATCAGAATTATTGGTTATTCAGTTTAAACCAAGTTGTTTTGGTGACGGTTTTTTGCAGTTACCTGAAGCGGGTTTAATTAGTCGTTTATTAGATAATGCAAGTAAAGGCCTTGAAATATTTGGGGAAACATCAGAAAAAATAGCAAAGCAGCTTAGTTTTTTGTACCAACAACAAAGTATAGATAGATTACTCTGTCTTATTAAAATTCTTGATCAGGTTGCAAATTCAGATGACGTAAAAGTGTTAACTACACCAGAATACGATCTTCATTCTGATATTAATAATACAAATTTAAGACGAATAGAAACTATTTATAGTTATGTCAGAGCAAATCTAGGTGATGATATCAATCAAACTGAAATTGCCAATAAAGTAGGCCTGACTACTCAAGGGTTCAGTCGATTTTTTAAAAAATATACAGGTCTGACATTTGTAAAATTTGTTAATACCTTAAGAGTAAATGAAGCTTGCCGTTTATTAGTTAGAGAAAATTACGATGTAACCCAAATTGCTTATATGTGTGGATATCAAAATATATCTAATTTTAATCGCCGTTTTCAAGAAATTAAAAGCTTAACCCCAAGTGAATTTAGAAGTGGATACCGTCAAGGTAATAAAGTGCCTTACTCAAAAGCAAGTTAA
- a CDS encoding glycoside hydrolase family 3 protein, with the protein MNKWLKYSAIAVAVPVGLAALGAAKIFWLDTLLAKSDIGPEAPTLTANGYTYRDLNKNGQLDVYEDSRQPIDRRVSDLIDQMNIEEKAGLMFQPPITFGENAEIIEGMNFSIGYGTYDVINSRLINHFNLMGSAPIKEMARWHNDIQKLAEQTRLGIPITISTDPRHSLRDGKSATSVRTEGFSLWPEPIGFGAIGDEKVAEEFGRIANIEYRAVGIRLALHPMADLATEPRWARGIGTFGEEAELSSKLVAGYIKGFQGANIGKSSVLTMVKHFPGGGPQRDGLDAHQFYGAEQAYPGDNFDYHLKPFQAAFDVGAAQVMPYYGIPNGQTSEDVAMSYNKEIITDMLRGDFGFDGVVCTDWGIVTSKMAGPVVAMRARAWGLEGLSESDRFKKALDAGVDQFGGEELPEFIVDLVESGQVSEGRINTSIRRILKDKFRLGLFDDPYVDMAMADKITGTDEFMKAGALAQRKSLVLLKNQKETVAQSTSQSSIQNKEYALPLAKNIKVYIEGLSKESTSKYAQVVDNLDDADVAILHVKAPHRPPRTDLGFGENIIETILNQGDLDFKGEELAHIKKVMATKPTVVVIYLERPSVIPEIAENAVGILAEFGATDEAMLDVLFGDFNPTGKLPFEMPSSMAAVEAQFEDVPFDSVDPLFNFGHGLSYKQ; encoded by the coding sequence ATGAATAAATGGCTCAAATATTCTGCAATTGCTGTTGCAGTTCCCGTGGGGTTAGCGGCATTAGGTGCAGCTAAGATCTTTTGGCTAGATACGCTTTTAGCAAAAAGTGATATTGGCCCTGAAGCACCAACATTAACTGCTAATGGCTATACTTATCGCGATCTAAATAAAAATGGTCAATTAGATGTCTATGAAGACTCACGTCAACCCATTGACCGTCGTGTCAGTGATTTGATTGATCAAATGAACATTGAAGAAAAAGCGGGCCTAATGTTTCAACCGCCAATAACGTTTGGTGAAAATGCTGAAATTATTGAAGGAATGAATTTTTCAATTGGCTACGGTACCTACGATGTTATTAATTCTCGTTTAATTAACCATTTCAATTTAATGGGCTCAGCGCCAATAAAAGAAATGGCTCGCTGGCACAACGATATTCAAAAGCTTGCCGAGCAAACCCGTTTAGGTATTCCAATTACCATCTCAACGGATCCTCGCCACAGTTTGCGTGATGGCAAAAGTGCAACCTCAGTACGCACTGAAGGTTTTTCATTATGGCCTGAGCCTATTGGTTTTGGTGCGATAGGTGATGAAAAAGTCGCCGAAGAGTTTGGCCGTATAGCCAACATTGAATACCGCGCTGTAGGTATTCGTTTAGCACTGCACCCAATGGCAGATTTAGCCACAGAGCCGCGTTGGGCTCGGGGTATAGGTACCTTTGGTGAAGAAGCAGAATTATCGTCTAAATTGGTTGCTGGTTATATAAAAGGTTTTCAAGGCGCTAACATTGGCAAATCAAGTGTGTTAACTATGGTTAAACACTTTCCAGGTGGAGGCCCACAACGTGACGGTTTAGATGCGCATCAATTCTACGGCGCAGAGCAAGCATACCCTGGTGATAACTTTGATTATCACTTGAAACCTTTTCAAGCAGCATTTGATGTAGGCGCTGCTCAAGTTATGCCTTATTACGGCATTCCTAATGGCCAAACATCAGAAGATGTTGCTATGAGTTACAACAAAGAGATTATCACCGATATGCTGCGTGGTGATTTTGGTTTTGACGGTGTTGTTTGTACAGATTGGGGTATTGTTACTTCAAAAATGGCGGGCCCTGTAGTTGCCATGCGCGCAAGAGCTTGGGGCTTAGAAGGTTTATCTGAGTCTGATCGCTTTAAAAAAGCACTTGATGCTGGTGTTGACCAATTTGGCGGTGAAGAATTACCTGAATTCATTGTTGATCTAGTCGAATCTGGACAAGTTTCTGAAGGGCGTATAAATACCTCTATTCGTCGTATCTTAAAAGACAAATTCCGCTTAGGACTATTTGACGACCCTTATGTCGATATGGCAATGGCGGATAAAATAACTGGCACAGACGAGTTTATGAAAGCAGGCGCCTTGGCACAACGTAAATCTTTAGTGTTGCTGAAGAACCAAAAAGAGACCGTTGCACAAAGTACTTCACAAAGCAGTATTCAAAATAAAGAATATGCTTTGCCATTAGCTAAAAATATTAAGGTCTATATTGAAGGTCTTAGTAAAGAGTCAACCAGCAAATATGCGCAAGTGGTCGATAATTTAGATGATGCCGATGTTGCTATTTTACATGTTAAAGCGCCACACCGTCCGCCAAGAACTGATTTAGGCTTTGGTGAAAATATTATCGAAACCATATTAAACCAAGGTGATCTTGATTTTAAAGGTGAAGAGTTAGCGCATATCAAAAAAGTGATGGCAACTAAACCAACCGTTGTGGTGATTTATTTAGAACGCCCATCAGTTATTCCAGAAATCGCTGAAAACGCTGTTGGTATATTAGCGGAATTTGGTGCCACTGATGAGGCGATGTTAGATGTTTTATTTGGTGATTTTAACCCAACCGGCAAATTGCCATTTGAAATGCCAAGTTCTATGGCGGCCGTTGAAGCGCAGTTTGAAGATGTGCCTTTTGACTCCGTTGATCCGTTATTCAACTTTGGTCACGGTTTGTCATACAAGCAGTAA
- a CDS encoding metallophosphoesterase, with protein sequence MTLRLFTLITTLLLSACAYKSSTNHKVYINPDIQQSIKAQGELKQRIILLGDAGLSSIKPLQASLQKAVEHAEKSPEKTAVIMLGDNIYPSGFPNKLPEQQVFTSKQLKHISFLEAQLQIAKQSGAEMFIVPGNHDWYATQVDTQAEYIENYASTNKLSAMFVPYQEASSPLPQMILRDGVSLVFLDTMWLIKASQNDFNKALEHLSSLLTKSYQAFPDNIIVLNGHHPIETMGPHGGYYSSLGYQLYVSIVTFFNNNQQDVDSLKYQRLINGMNSQLIPYPKTIFAAGHDHSLQVFEQKDENKTHYNLVSGAANSAKLSGVSYNEQTQFATSQEGFIEIDVLEQGVLLKVFTINQASPIYQQWLW encoded by the coding sequence ATGACATTGCGATTATTCACATTAATCACCACCCTACTTTTATCTGCATGCGCTTATAAAAGCTCAACAAACCATAAGGTTTATATCAACCCAGACATTCAACAGTCTATTAAAGCACAAGGTGAATTAAAGCAACGCATTATACTATTAGGCGACGCTGGTTTATCGTCGATTAAGCCCTTACAAGCAAGTCTTCAGAAAGCAGTTGAACATGCAGAAAAATCTCCCGAAAAAACGGCAGTGATCATGTTAGGTGATAATATTTACCCATCAGGTTTTCCCAATAAACTTCCTGAGCAGCAAGTATTTACCAGCAAGCAATTGAAACACATCAGTTTTTTAGAAGCACAACTTCAAATAGCGAAACAAAGTGGCGCTGAAATGTTCATCGTTCCCGGCAACCATGACTGGTATGCAACACAGGTCGACACACAAGCGGAATATATAGAAAACTATGCTAGCACCAACAAACTATCAGCCATGTTTGTTCCTTATCAAGAAGCTTCATCTCCTCTACCTCAAATGATATTACGTGACGGTGTCAGCTTAGTTTTTTTAGATACCATGTGGTTAATAAAGGCTAGTCAAAACGACTTTAACAAGGCCCTGGAACATTTATCGTCATTGCTAACCAAGAGCTACCAAGCGTTTCCTGACAATATCATTGTATTAAATGGCCATCACCCGATTGAAACCATGGGGCCTCATGGCGGTTACTATTCGAGCTTAGGCTATCAACTTTACGTCAGCATTGTGACATTTTTTAATAACAACCAACAAGATGTAGATAGCCTAAAGTACCAGCGTTTAATAAATGGCATGAACTCCCAGCTTATTCCTTATCCCAAAACAATTTTTGCTGCAGGACATGATCACAGTTTGCAGGTGTTTGAACAAAAAGATGAAAATAAAACGCACTACAACCTAGTCAGCGGCGCAGCCAATAGCGCAAAACTTAGCGGCGTAAGTTATAACGAGCAAACGCAATTTGCTACATCGCAAGAAGGTTTTATCGAAATAGATGTACTTGAGCAAGGCGTATTACTGAAAGTATTTACCATTAATCAAGCATCACCAATTTATCAGCAGTGGTTATGGTAA
- a CDS encoding glycoside hydrolase family 2 TIM barrel-domain containing protein, which yields MYKFIIGLAVTLISLFAYFFFGASDEVLPKEKSFIVNSRVIQPLNNQWQFSKTSPVIAHSIAKENWQTVNLPHTWNAKDGQDGGGDYYRGTGTYKRTFTLDEKFTNKKIYLHFDGATTTATVYVNGKEVGQHKGNYAAFRFDITKQVKLGQDNIVVVTVNNEVDDTVAPLSADFTFFGGLYRKVRLIASNNIHIDNLDYASSGVYWSQTNISNEKAELDVRTKLFNENSEAATITITNLLRDANNTIVAKTSEQLQIKAQASVEYTSQIALENPHLWHGLDDPYLYQGETTISHNGKVVDQINQQLGLRYFRVDKDQGFILNGKPYPLYGINRMADFPKKGTAINQEDHERDIQLMLELGATGVRLGHQQRDDYVYQRADEIGLVIWAEVPLINRINTNQAFTDNVKQQALELVRQNYNHSSIMFWGLFNEITLKPGPDPRPIVKELNTLVKAEDPNRLTTAAVAASGEKALQDPLATTTDITSFNRYYAWYYGSFSDFTKFMDHARESAPDLSIALSEFGAGASDKIHTDTPTMQDHSEEYQAIFHEHYWQDLQDRDYVWGKFLWVLADFAVDNRDEGDTPGRNDKGLVTFDRKVKKDAFFWYKANWAKEPVTHITGRRFSTRTQALIDIKVYSNQAELELFVNKQSLGKLELNGNKKIIWPQVELTLGDNLIEVANNQGKIVDSIHLTRVNSTDTKISAKLLGIDTVNGKIYNLPHGISFSTLPTVLEYPRDSSVELIKGQHELALNSGDIIKVTAQDGKTSQEYTFDSAALSAFKPTSASAEIAANLSIGPIDIPIMSAAKANDNIITGMVDDMEDVNIWNAMGKAPHWWKVDLGAEYYIDRVEIVWPQHIDMLNVGPMAYSIESAKDFKQTFDVFSESYQVAVNQESNTVIGTTSDSIAKTARFIRVKLLKTQTFADAPIVGKYPIYGAEEISVIGGLLKSDTIDINYKNKTISAEKLHTVADALKLIQPITGGSIKVVNANNTILSNEAMLDKHSQLIVTDKSNTLSERYFFAN from the coding sequence ATGTATAAGTTTATCATCGGACTTGCCGTCACTTTAATCAGTTTATTTGCATACTTTTTTTTCGGTGCTTCGGATGAGGTACTTCCAAAAGAAAAATCATTTATCGTAAATAGTCGTGTTATTCAGCCACTAAATAACCAATGGCAATTTAGCAAAACCTCGCCTGTCATAGCGCATAGTATTGCTAAAGAAAATTGGCAAACAGTTAATTTACCGCATACTTGGAACGCAAAAGATGGCCAAGACGGTGGTGGCGATTATTACCGCGGCACAGGCACATACAAACGTACATTCACCTTAGATGAAAAGTTTACCAATAAAAAAATCTACCTGCATTTTGATGGCGCAACCACCACGGCAACTGTTTATGTTAATGGCAAAGAAGTCGGTCAACATAAAGGTAACTATGCCGCATTTCGTTTTGACATTACTAAGCAGGTAAAACTTGGCCAAGATAATATCGTGGTGGTAACCGTTAACAATGAAGTAGACGACACCGTTGCCCCGCTTTCTGCTGACTTTACTTTTTTTGGCGGTTTGTATCGCAAGGTTCGTTTAATTGCCAGTAATAACATCCACATAGACAATTTAGACTATGCCTCAAGTGGCGTTTATTGGTCACAAACTAATATAAGCAATGAAAAGGCTGAACTCGATGTACGTACTAAACTTTTTAATGAAAATAGTGAAGCTGCAACCATTACTATTACCAACTTATTGCGTGATGCTAACAATACTATTGTTGCCAAAACCAGTGAACAACTTCAGATAAAGGCGCAAGCATCTGTTGAATATACTAGCCAAATTGCGCTTGAAAACCCTCATTTATGGCATGGTTTAGACGATCCTTATTTATACCAAGGAGAAACCACAATCAGTCATAACGGCAAAGTGGTTGATCAAATTAATCAACAATTGGGCTTACGTTATTTCCGTGTCGATAAAGACCAAGGGTTTATTTTAAACGGTAAACCTTATCCGCTTTACGGCATAAACCGTATGGCTGATTTCCCGAAAAAAGGCACAGCAATTAATCAAGAAGATCACGAACGAGATATTCAGCTAATGTTGGAGTTAGGCGCTACAGGTGTACGTTTAGGCCACCAACAACGTGATGATTATGTTTATCAGCGCGCTGATGAAATAGGCTTAGTAATATGGGCAGAAGTGCCATTGATTAACCGCATTAACACTAATCAAGCCTTTACTGATAACGTAAAACAGCAAGCTTTAGAGCTGGTCAGACAAAACTATAACCACAGTTCGATAATGTTTTGGGGGTTGTTCAACGAAATCACCTTAAAACCAGGGCCTGATCCAAGACCAATCGTAAAAGAGCTAAATACTTTAGTAAAAGCTGAAGATCCTAATCGCCTTACCACAGCAGCCGTTGCGGCAAGCGGCGAAAAGGCATTACAAGATCCGCTGGCGACAACAACGGATATCACCTCATTTAATCGCTACTATGCTTGGTATTACGGCAGTTTTAGTGATTTTACCAAATTTATGGATCATGCCCGTGAAAGCGCGCCCGATTTATCTATCGCGCTGAGTGAATTTGGCGCCGGAGCCAGTGACAAAATTCACACTGATACGCCAACCATGCAAGATCACAGTGAAGAATATCAAGCCATTTTTCATGAACACTATTGGCAAGACTTACAAGATAGAGACTATGTTTGGGGCAAATTCTTGTGGGTATTGGCTGACTTTGCCGTTGATAACCGTGATGAAGGTGATACACCCGGTCGTAATGATAAAGGCTTGGTCACCTTTGATAGAAAAGTAAAAAAGGATGCCTTCTTTTGGTATAAAGCTAACTGGGCAAAAGAGCCTGTTACTCATATAACTGGTCGCCGCTTTTCAACTCGAACCCAAGCGCTAATAGACATTAAAGTGTACAGTAACCAAGCTGAACTTGAGTTGTTCGTTAATAAACAATCTCTTGGTAAGCTTGAGCTTAATGGCAATAAAAAAATTATTTGGCCACAAGTTGAGCTAACACTTGGTGATAACCTTATTGAAGTGGCAAACAATCAAGGAAAGATCGTTGATAGCATTCACTTAACACGCGTGAACAGCACTGATACCAAAATTAGCGCTAAGCTTTTGGGCATAGATACCGTAAATGGGAAAATTTATAACTTACCTCATGGCATCAGTTTTTCAACTTTACCTACTGTGCTTGAATATCCGCGCGATAGCAGCGTCGAATTGATAAAAGGTCAACATGAACTTGCTCTTAATAGTGGCGATATCATTAAAGTAACGGCGCAAGATGGCAAAACCAGCCAAGAATATACATTTGATAGTGCAGCCCTATCGGCTTTTAAACCAACATCTGCCAGTGCTGAAATAGCTGCTAACTTATCTATTGGGCCAATTGATATTCCTATCATGAGTGCAGCCAAAGCAAACGATAACATCATTACCGGTATGGTTGATGATATGGAAGACGTTAATATTTGGAATGCTATGGGCAAAGCACCGCACTGGTGGAAAGTCGACTTAGGCGCCGAATATTATATTGATCGCGTTGAAATTGTCTGGCCACAACATATCGACATGCTCAACGTTGGCCCTATGGCGTATAGCATCGAAAGTGCAAAAGATTTCAAACAAACTTTTGATGTATTTTCTGAGAGCTACCAAGTAGCTGTTAACCAAGAGAGCAATACGGTTATTGGCACCACCAGCGATAGTATAGCAAAAACGGCTCGTTTTATTCGTGTCAAGTTACTAAAAACCCAAACCTTTGCCGATGCGCCTATTGTCGGGAAATATCCAATATACGGAGCGGAAGAAATATCTGTTATTGGTGGATTACTTAAATCTGACACCATCGACATTAACTACAAGAATAAAACAATTAGTGCAGAAAAACTGCATACAGTTGCAGATGCTTTAAAACTAATTCAACCGATTACAGGTGGATCGATAAAAGTTGTTAATGCTAATAATACAATCTTAAGCAATGAAGCTATGCTTGATAAGCATAGCCAGCTAATTGTTACCGATAAATCAAATACACTATCTGAGCGCTATTTTTTCGCTAACTAA
- the xylE gene encoding D-xylose transporter XylE, which yields MTNQQDNQSSGYITLLTLVAALGGMLFGWDTAVISGTVSSLDAFFIAPLGLAEYEANSLLGTLVSSALIGCVIGGAIAGVLSQKYGRKKMLIVSAALFFISALGSAIPEMGFYAIGSSEANQALPQFIFYRILGGVGVGMASMLSPLYIAEIAPAKIRGRLVSFNQMAIVTGIIVVYFVNYLIALQGGESWIQTLGWRYMFASEMLPAALFFFLLFTVPESPRWHAINGHDKEARNTLAKLHGPKEAELEFSEIKESLSHHTSGKLFSFGLMVLVVGILLSMFQQLIGINAVLYYAPEIFKNMGSGTNAAMLQTIIVGAFNVIFTLVAIFTVDKFGRKPLMIIGALGMCVAMTALGFSFYTESMGISVLIAMLAYVAFFSLSWGPVCWVLLSEIFPNKIRSLAMSVAVAAQWITNYLVSWSFPLMNNNTYLTEQFNHGFAYWIYGGMSLLAALFVWKFVPETKGKSLEEMEKLWDNDTSSENVVAKKSLA from the coding sequence ATGACGAATCAACAAGATAACCAGAGTTCAGGCTACATCACACTATTAACATTAGTAGCAGCCCTTGGGGGCATGCTATTCGGCTGGGATACCGCTGTAATCTCAGGAACAGTTAGCTCCCTTGATGCCTTTTTTATTGCTCCTTTAGGCTTAGCTGAATACGAAGCTAACTCACTGCTGGGTACATTGGTATCAAGCGCATTAATTGGCTGTGTCATTGGTGGAGCAATTGCCGGAGTACTTAGTCAAAAGTATGGCCGTAAGAAAATGTTAATTGTTAGTGCTGCATTATTTTTTATTTCCGCCTTAGGCTCAGCGATACCTGAAATGGGTTTTTATGCCATTGGTAGTTCAGAAGCTAATCAAGCCTTACCTCAGTTCATTTTTTATCGTATTTTGGGTGGTGTTGGCGTAGGTATGGCATCAATGCTTTCGCCGCTCTATATTGCAGAAATTGCACCGGCAAAAATTCGTGGACGTTTAGTTTCATTTAACCAAATGGCTATTGTTACAGGTATTATTGTCGTTTACTTTGTTAACTACCTTATCGCATTACAAGGTGGTGAGTCATGGATACAAACGTTAGGATGGCGCTATATGTTCGCCTCTGAAATGCTACCAGCAGCCCTTTTCTTTTTCTTATTATTTACGGTTCCTGAAAGTCCTCGTTGGCATGCAATAAATGGTCATGATAAAGAAGCAAGAAATACGCTAGCTAAATTACATGGGCCAAAAGAAGCTGAACTTGAATTTTCTGAAATTAAAGAATCATTGAGTCATCATACTTCAGGTAAATTATTCTCTTTTGGATTAATGGTGCTTGTTGTTGGTATTTTGCTGTCAATGTTTCAACAGCTCATTGGTATAAATGCCGTGCTTTATTATGCGCCTGAAATATTTAAGAATATGGGTTCAGGTACTAATGCAGCAATGCTACAAACCATTATTGTTGGCGCCTTTAATGTGATATTCACTTTGGTAGCTATTTTCACCGTAGACAAATTTGGTCGAAAACCACTAATGATCATTGGTGCGCTCGGCATGTGCGTTGCAATGACGGCACTAGGATTTAGCTTCTATACCGAGAGCATGGGTATTTCTGTTTTAATCGCCATGTTAGCTTACGTCGCCTTCTTTTCTCTATCATGGGGACCAGTATGTTGGGTGTTACTGTCTGAAATTTTCCCGAATAAAATTCGTAGTTTAGCAATGTCTGTCGCGGTAGCTGCACAATGGATCACCAATTATTTAGTGTCATGGAGCTTCCCACTAATGAACAACAATACCTATTTAACAGAGCAATTTAATCATGGTTTTGCTTATTGGATTTACGGCGGTATGAGTTTATTGGCGGCATTATTTGTTTGGAAGTTTGTTCCTGAAACAAAAGGAAAATCCTTAGAAGAAATGGAGAAGTTATGGGACAACGACACCAGTTCAGAAAATGTTGTTGCTAAGAAATCTTTAGCCTAA